A window of the Calothrix sp. 336/3 genome harbors these coding sequences:
- a CDS encoding DUF86 domain-containing protein: MRDDRLYLSNIKECIERIESYTQDGKEAFLQTTIIQDAVIRNFEIMGEATKRLSPEIRAAYPDVPWQQVAGFRDVLIHDYLKVNLNRVWGVVEQNLPQLKATVDAILQELG; encoded by the coding sequence ATGAGAGATGATCGCCTGTACTTGAGCAATATTAAGGAATGTATCGAGCGCATCGAATCTTATACCCAGGATGGTAAAGAGGCATTTTTGCAAACCACGATAATTCAAGATGCAGTAATTAGAAATTTTGAAATTATGGGGGAAGCAACCAAGCGGTTGTCTCCCGAAATCAGAGCAGCTTATCCCGATGTTCCTTGGCAGCAAGTAGCTGGTTTTAGGGATGTACTGATTCATGATTATTTAAAAGTAAACTTAAATCGAGTTTGGGGCGTGGTTGAGCAGAATTTACCCCAACTAAAAGCAACTGTTGATGCAATATTACAAGAATTAGGGTAG
- a CDS encoding nucleotidyltransferase family protein produces the protein MGMDEILKAYREEILRIAAKYGAYNIRVFGSVARGEARPDSDVDFLVELEPQRTLLDQIALMQSLEELLGRKVDVTEPETLHELIRDKVLREAVVL, from the coding sequence ATGGGCATGGATGAAATACTTAAGGCTTACCGGGAAGAAATTTTGAGAATTGCTGCTAAGTATGGGGCGTATAATATCCGTGTGTTTGGTTCTGTCGCTAGAGGAGAGGCAAGACCAGACAGTGATGTAGATTTTTTGGTAGAACTTGAACCACAACGAACCTTGCTAGACCAGATTGCTTTGATGCAGTCTTTAGAAGAATTGCTAGGACGTAAAGTGGATGTGACGGAGCCAGAAACACTACATGAATTGATTAGAGATAAGGTGTTGCGGGAAGCTGTGGTTTTATGA
- a CDS encoding DUF1194 domain-containing protein, translated as MKLSNLFRTTLLIVSTGLGTLAICASANAASLTSVDLELSLLVDVSGSVDSTEFNLQKQGYVNVFSNASLFNDFISKGKEGKIAVNFIYWSSAGQQKEAVGWTLIDSVQASQDFANAINGSSRAFSGLTAPGSAISFATPGFSNNLFDGARQVIDVSGDGEENDGIDTATARNNALSSGVDAINGIVIGGSPSVKAFYANEVIGGVNGDGTPGFVLEASTFADFGSAIDKKIKAEIVVTPPTTSVPEPASIFGLLAVSAFGANSVAKRKYKTIRPVAF; from the coding sequence ATGAAGCTTTCCAATCTTTTCAGAACTACATTATTAATTGTATCTACTGGTTTAGGAACACTAGCTATCTGTGCGAGCGCAAATGCAGCAAGTCTTACTTCTGTTGATTTAGAACTATCTTTACTTGTAGATGTATCAGGAAGTGTTGACTCTACGGAATTTAATTTGCAAAAGCAGGGTTATGTAAATGTTTTTTCTAATGCCTCTTTGTTCAATGACTTCATTTCTAAGGGTAAAGAGGGTAAAATTGCAGTCAATTTCATTTATTGGTCTAGTGCTGGTCAGCAAAAAGAAGCTGTAGGTTGGACTCTAATAGATAGCGTACAAGCATCACAGGATTTTGCGAATGCTATTAATGGTTCTAGTCGCGCTTTCTCTGGTTTAACTGCTCCCGGTTCAGCAATTTCCTTTGCAACACCTGGGTTTAGCAATAACTTGTTTGATGGAGCGCGTCAAGTTATTGATGTATCTGGGGATGGAGAAGAAAACGATGGTATAGATACAGCTACCGCACGCAATAATGCTTTAAGCAGTGGTGTCGATGCAATCAACGGTATTGTTATTGGTGGTAGTCCTAGTGTCAAAGCTTTCTATGCAAACGAAGTGATAGGAGGTGTAAATGGTGATGGAACACCTGGATTTGTTCTTGAAGCCAGTACGTTTGCAGATTTCGGTAGCGCAATCGATAAGAAAATCAAAGCTGAAATTGTTGTAACACCTCCAACAACCTCTGTACCAGAACCTGCTTCTATATTTGGTTTACTAGCTGTTAGTGCATTTGGCGCTAACTCTGTTGCTAAACGTAAATACAAAACGATTAGACCTGTTGCTTTTTAA
- a CDS encoding ribbon-helix-helix domain-containing protein → MESTKSDVPPSRVGKKAITGFFDPAVSRQLKIIGWEKDKSVQAMLAEA, encoded by the coding sequence GTGGAATCCACTAAGAGTGATGTTCCCCCCAGCCGCGTGGGGAAGAAGGCGATTACCGGATTTTTTGACCCGGCTGTGTCACGGCAACTTAAAATTATCGGGTGGGAGAAAGATAAATCGGTTCAAGCAATGCTAGCCGAAGCTTGA